A section of the Carassius carassius chromosome 17, fCarCar2.1, whole genome shotgun sequence genome encodes:
- the LOC132090930 gene encoding lupus La protein-like, producing the protein MADDQKMSPLEKKVAEQIEYYFGDHNLPRDKFLKEQLQLDDGWVPLETMLKFNRLKSLTSDAAVIVESLQKSKTGLLEISEDKTKIRRNPNKPLPEDNEEYRDALKHKSIYMKGFPLETTLDEIKEWFADKGRVENIYLRKGAQKTFKGSIFAVLESEEAAKAFVERADVKEYKGNEMIIMMKDDYFTKKMAERKQNRVEAKAKAKSEKEDKQKQAEEEELKSLNDQKGCLLKFSGELGQTSREDFHAIFSDHARIKWIDFTRGAKEGTILFHSNAQEALQKVREAHGGEDPKVKEQDVQWEVLEGDAEMEMLKKIIEDQQESMNKRKGGRGGHRGRGRGRGGRRDRGGREQTQFKGKKTKFESDEEGDEEQASPKKRPLESNGQGNEEPASKQAKSENGS; encoded by the exons ATGGCAGACGATCAGAAAATGTCTCCTCTGGAGAAGAAGGTGGCAGAGCAGATTGAG TACTACTTTGGGGACCATAATCTCCCTCGAGACAAGTTTCTGAAGGAGCAGCTGCAGTTAGATGATGGCTGGGTCCCTCTGGAGACGATGCTGAAGTTTAACAG ACTGAAGAGTCTCACGTCAGACGCTGCTGTTATTGTGGAGTCGCTGCAAAAATCTAAAACGGGTCTGTTGGAGATCAGCGAGGACAAAACCAAAATAAGACGAAATCCCAACAAACCTCTCCCAGAGGACAATGAGGAATACAGGGACGCGCTCAAACACAAATCCATCTACATG AAAGGTTTTCCTCTTGAAACCACGCTGGATGAAATTAAAGAGTGGTTTGCAGATAAAGGGAGAGTTGAGAACATCTACTTGAGGAAAGGAGCACAGAAGACTTTCAAA GGATCGATCTTTGCGGTTTTAGAGTCTGAAGAAGCCGCCAAGGCTTTTGTGGAGCGCGCTGATGTCAAAGAGTACAAAGGGAACGAGATGATCATCATGATGAA AGATGACTATTTTACTAAAAAGATGGCCGAGAGGAAGCAGAATCGTGTGGAAGCAAAAGCCAAAGCAAAAAG TGAAAAGGAGGACAAGCAGAAACAAGCCGAAGAAGAAGAGCTG AAATCCCTGAATGATCAGAAAGGCTGTCTGCTGAAGTTCTCCGGTGAACTGGGTCAGACCTCGAGAGAGGACTTCCACGCGATCTTCTCCGATCATGCTCGGATCAAATGGattgatttcaccagaggagctAAAGAG GGCACCATCCTGTTCCACTCGAACGCCCAGGAGGCCCTGCAGAAGGTCCGAGAGGCTCACGGAGGAGAAGACCCAAAGGTTAAAGAGCAGGATGTTCAGTGGGAGGTACTGGAGGGAGACGCAGAAATGGAGATGCTGAAGAAAATCATCGAGGATCAGCAGGAGTCCATGAACAAACGTAAAGGAGGCAGAG GAGGTCACCGGGGTCGTGGAAGAGGCAGGGGGGGACGCAGAGACCGAGGAGGAAGAGAACAGACCCAGTTCAAGGGAAAGAAGACCAAGTTTGAAAGTGATGAAGAGGGAGATGAAG AACAAGCCAGTCCGAAGAAGAGACCTCTGGAGTCTAATGGTCAAGGTAACGAAGAGCCGGCTTCCAAACAAGCAAAAAGCGAGAACGGTTCTTAA
- the LOC132090931 gene encoding pyridoxal phosphate phosphatase PHOSPHO2-like, with the protein MKTLVVFDFDYTIVDDNSDTWVIRSAPEQTLPDWLKKSYQRGRWTEYMARVLTYIGDQSVRPEHMRAVMESIPFTDGMIELLTFISDNKKDIDCIIISDSNSMFIDWVLHASGLKSAVDDVFTNPASIDARGYMSVRCFHAHDCQQCPVNLCKSRVLHDFREKQAKAGVHYERICYIGDGGNDFCPVRELKEGDIAMPRKGFTLEKLLCKTISEGSEALHAKIMPWASGNEILKELTALIE; encoded by the coding sequence ATGAAGACCTTAGTAGTGTTCGACTTCGATTACACTATAGTGGATGACAACAGCGACACATGGGTGATCCGCTCCGCTCCTGAGCAGACGTTACCGGACTGGCTGAAGAAGTCCTACCAGAGAGGCCGCTGGACCGAGTACATGGCTCGAGTCTTGACCTACATCGGTGACCAGTCGGTCCGGCCGGAGCACATGCGCGCGGTGATGGAGAGCATCCCGTTCACCGACGGCATGATCGAGCTCCTGACCTTCATATCTGACAACAAGAAGGACATCGACTGCATCATAATCTCCGATTCCAACAGCATGTTCATAGACTGGGTTTTGCATGCATCAGGGTTGAAGTCTGCTGTGGATGACGTCTTCACCAACCCTGCCAGCATCGATGCGCGCGGCTACATGAGCGTGCGCTGCTTTCACGCGCATGACTGCCAGCAATGTCCCGTAAACCTGTGCAAGAGCAGGGTGCTGCATGATTTCAGAGAGAAGCAGGCTAAGGCTGGTGTGCATTACGAGAGGATTTGCTATATAGGAGATGGAGGAAACGACTTTTGCCCCGTTCGAGAATTGAAAGAAGGAGATATTGCAATGCCTAGGAAAGGATTCACCCTTGAGAAACTGTTGTGCAAAACCATTTCGGAGGGTTCAGAAGCACTGCATGCGAAAATCATGCCCTGGGCTAGTGGCAATGAAATCCTCAAGGAATTAACAGCTCTTATTGAGTAA